A genomic window from Anaerolineae bacterium includes:
- a CDS encoding cupin domain-containing protein has product MNIFEDVKTSLVEEEVQTLMATGAVKIERIVSTGQQSPEGFWYDQETHEWVLVLAGRGVIEYENGSRIELKPGDHLHIPAHQKHRVKETSRQEPTVWLAVHYK; this is encoded by the coding sequence ATGAATATTTTTGAAGATGTAAAAACGTCGCTGGTCGAAGAAGAAGTGCAAACGCTCATGGCTACCGGGGCCGTCAAAATCGAGCGCATTGTGTCAACCGGCCAGCAATCCCCGGAGGGGTTTTGGTACGATCAGGAGACGCATGAGTGGGTGCTGGTGCTGGCCGGAAGAGGGGTGATTGAATATGAAAACGGCAGCCGGATCGAACTAAAGCCGGGGGATCACCTTCACATCCCGGCTCACCAGAAACACCGTGTCAAAGAAACAAGCCGCCAAGAACCAACGGTTTGGCTGGCCGTTCACTACAAATAA